The proteins below are encoded in one region of Apostichopus japonicus isolate 1M-3 chromosome 4, ASM3797524v1, whole genome shotgun sequence:
- the LOC139966741 gene encoding uncharacterized protein, producing the protein MKRGRALCCTDNLLLLPISGAFVIVLGVLIVVLYLVTRGLTTSLHYVEGAIPNYVSAIVLVFSGIFTALLYFRPIRPLILVAFVLGLSCIAVCLVQVVTTAVISLPFIEGLSVCIWRPTDQQCLCYKLTSQNKTIVTDGSNAQYFFDGATSCYSVEHTLKDFLYIFCVVYGFAIFACLFTTLLTILLWCRYQIPENEERKLTEERPSDVEEVVAGSTGVEHVTDPENRETSRGHREGLSGQPRVEEVTRSSSTNRNNGPRRAATVQRSSSINAASQPSSGSRVTRHHSVATADTSPPDNTRPRREGNHQGRQRMPPILIRGGYLQGQLDGPTIPVYTLQGSNEAYISLTDLPSLQMPSLDSVPAFIPELPEPLPDEEPPPYSPQPGGFTGGFTGEFREDEAPSDPRGEERSDPQGVNNDEVITVVTSQSAEEGTLNAGAMETEDTVGQVQQPAESPPQSGGSSVTVETVHMDDSSRTRSEPVRGSPEEGETHNALNKRRIKPIQRKSSREQNIANVVGAGGRRNMSIAEQNKESVGTSSVQPNLRHTERGENVTDGSLEQMPARKHEQGQEAARPENIKNEDRTVANPRAGPSKKGSKKMGAGKPTEKEVRPRNTQRRRIPAVPEGDRKATGEKKKRIKEQVLSSDKNIRGGRNKRHASAGGDAASRNPSPKRKTTKNKLHLASEVSDSEPEITGDRKLSPNKHGSGARPKTKTEKIPQNERKSDRTMKSDKVLTGSSHESLSEMISLLQSVRSSEGKPDIKTKKRQGRSPLNDINFPDTKL; encoded by the exons ATGAAGAGAGGGCGGGCTTTATGTTGTACTGATAACTTACTACTACTTCCCATCTCTGGTGCCTTTGTCATCGTCCTTGGTGTCCTCATCGTTGTCCTGTACCTGGTGACACGTGGCCTTACGACCTCACTCCATTATGTTGAGGGCGCCATTCCAAACTACGTCTCTGCCATTGTC CTGGTATTCTCAGGGATCTTCACGGCCTTGCTGTATTTTAGACCCATACGACCATTG ATTCTTGTGGCCTTCGTACTTGGTCTTTCTTGCATAGCTGTATGTCTGGTCCAAGTCGTTACTACTGCTGTAATCTCCCTGCCATTCATTGAAGGCCTCTCAGTGTGTATCTGGAGGCCGACGGACCAACAATGCCTGTGTTACAAGTTGACCAGCCAAAATAAAACTATTGTTACTGATG GTTCGAATGCTCAATACTTCTTCGATGGGGCGACATCCTGTTATTCTGTAGAACACACCCTCAAGGACTTCCTGTACATTTTCTGCGTCGTGTATGGGTTCGCCATCTTTGCTTGCCTCTTTACGACTCTGTTGACTATCCTCCTCTGGTGTCGATATCAAATCCCTGAGAATGAG GAAAGGAAATTAACCGAAGAGAGGCCATCAGATGTAGAAGAAGTGGTTGCTG GTTCAACTGGGGTAGAACATGTCACTGACCCTGAAAACCGAGAAACATCCAGAGGCCATCGAGAGGGACTTTCTGGTCAGCCCAGGGTGGAAGAGGTCACAAGGTCATCTTCCACCAATAGAAACAATGGACCGAGGAGAGCCGCAACGGTACAGAGGTCATCCAGTATTAACGCAGCTTCCCAACCAAGTTCTGGCTCGCGGGTTACGAGGCACCACTCAGTGGCCACTGCAGACACATCACCACCGGACAATACCAGACCGAGAAGGGAAGGTAACCATCAAGGAAGACAGAGGATGCCCCCTATCCTTATAAGAGGGGGGTATCTCCAGGGCCAACTAGATGGACCCACCATCCCGGTCTACACCCTACAGGGATCGAACGAGGCGTACATATCGTTGACGGATCTTCCGTCTTTACAGATGCCGTCTTTGGACTCTGTACCTGCATTTATTCCAGAGCTGCCAGAACCCTTGCCAGATGAAGAACCTCCTCCTTACAGCCCTCAACCTGGCGGTTTCACTGGTGGTTTCACTGGTGAATTCCGCGAGGATGAGGCCCCGTCTGACCCGAGAGGAGAAGAGAGGAGCGATCCTCAGGGCGTCAATAACGATGAAGTCATTACCGTGGTAACTTCTCAGAGTGCAGAGGAGGGAACCCTGAATGCTGGTGCCATGGAGACGGAAGATACAGTCGGGCAGGTTCAACAGCCGGCTGAATCTCCACCCCAGTCTGGAGGCTCGTCTGTTACCGTAGAAACTGTTCACATGGATGATAGTTCTCGTACCAGAAGTGAACCGGTAAGAGGAAGCCCAGAAGAAGGAGAGACTCACAATGCTCTGAATAAGAGGAGGATCAAACCCATTCAGAGAAAATCCTCCAGAGAACAAAATATTGCCAATGTGGTCGGCGCAGGTGGCAGGAGAAACATGTCCATTGCCGAGCAGAATAAGGAGTCGGTTGGGACTTCCTCAGTACAGCCAAACTTAAGACATACAGAGAGAGGAGAAAATGTTACTGATGGAAGCCTCGAGCAGATGCCTGCAAGGAAACATGAACAAGGGCAGGAGGCTGCAAGGCCCGAGAATATCAAGAACGAAGATAGAACAGTCGCAAATCCAAGAGCTGGACCGTCGAAAAAGGGCTCCAAGAAAATGGGAGCCGGAAAACCAACGGAAAAAGAAGTCAGACCAAGAAATACACAGAGGAGGAGAATACCAGCCGTACCAGAAGGTGACCGCAAAGCTACGGGGGAGAAGAAAAAACGGATAAAAGAACAGGTCCTCTCTTCCGATAAGAATATTCGAGGCGGTAGGAATAAGCGCCATGCATCAGCTGGTGGTGATGCCGCTTCCAGGAATCCATCACCCAAGAGgaagacaacaaaaaacaagCTCCACCTTGCCAGTGAAGTATCTGATAGCGAGCCGGAAATAACCGGCGATAGAAAATTGAGTCCAAACAAACATGGAAGCGGAGCCCGGCCGAAGACAAAAACAGAGAAAATCCCACAAAATGAGAGAAAGTCGGACAGGACTATGAAATCGGACAAGGTTTTAACAGGCTCCTCACACGAGAGCTTATCGGAAATGATCAGTTTGTTGCAATCGGTAAGGTCCAGTGAAGGGAAACctgatataaaaacaaaaaagaggCAAGGAAGATCACCATTAAATGACATAAATTTCCCTGACACAAAGTTGTAG